The following are from one region of the Hyla sarda isolate aHylSar1 chromosome 6, aHylSar1.hap1, whole genome shotgun sequence genome:
- the LOC130277774 gene encoding uncharacterized protein LOC130277774 yields the protein MSDDQLSPPNGGLTHSSQDHILAPSELLQQMVSTSVQSALASAMSSVNDSISKSVSMALSRQHREGPASSDTPLVASHIQSQASSLLRPGKSDRKRRYCSDLDTHLTNTPTIGGGSKLTKTSVPPEDTNVSAQNPTDGDDVPGGTSRSSRRNKPDSFVEDSDGTSDSGDDDLYELEDEDLEGNASRSPPHGSADTSAPGAILDSMGIPFFSPENIKHPRSGEWTPMSQVADYVSAWLRKSLDGRNRNKLRAECPRPSLPNNVATTPELDPILVRYLVKTGKNPKKGIDKSFKTVQDKLLDVLGPMTKILQLAEHAVASGEVIDADILRGWALRAVCLLGNANTAASTERRRSILMRLDPQLTHLATDEPGPPADGLLFGEAFLKNINKYVGLFSGLDKAQSSLKKVGANKVFPRAGRGRGRPSGRATNYRPYNRGHYMPDRQYYTPVPQPPQPSTPFFPPRGRPWRARGASRGYPRSRGTGY from the coding sequence ATGTCTGATGATCAGCTATCTCCACCTAATGGTGGGCTGACTCATTCATCTCAGGACCATATCCTAGCCCCTTCTGAATTATTGCAACAGATGGTGTCTACATCGGTCCAATCCGCCCTGGCCTCCGCCATGTCATCTGTCAATGACAGCATATCAAAATCTGTTTCCATGGCGTTGTCACGGCAACACCGGGAAGGGCCGGCCTCTTCAGATACCCCCTTGGTCGCCTCCCACATACAATCCCAGGCTTCCAGCCTACTAAGACCCGGCAAGTCGGACCGGAAGAGACGCTATTGCTCCGACTTAGATACCCACCTTACCAATACACCTACTATTGGAGGTGGTTCTAAACTAACTAAGACCTCAGTGCCTCCTGAGGATACCAATGTGAGTGCTCAGAACCCCACAGATGGGGATGACGTGCCCGGTGGAACCTCTCGGTCCTCCAGGCGTAATAAACCCGACTCTTTTGTTGAAGATTCAGATGGCACCTCAGACTCTGGGGATGATGATTTATATGAGTTGGAGGACGAGGATCTGGAAGGGAACGCGAGTCGTTCTCCTCCACATGGCTCCGCTGACACAAGCGCCCCCGGGGCGATCTTGGATTCCATGGGAATTCCATTCTTCAGCCCGGAGAATATCAAACACCCCCGTTCGGGGGAGTGGACGCCCATGTCACAGGTGGCTGATTATGTTTCGGCTTGGCTGCGCAAATCTTTAGATGGTCGCAACCGCAATAAACTGAGGGCGGAGTGTCCACGACCGTCACTGCCCAATAATGTCGCCACGACGCCAGAGTTGGACCCCATTCTGGTGCGCTATCTGGTTAAGACCGGTAAAAACCCTAAAAAGGGTATTGACAAATCTTTCAAAACTGTTCAGGACAAATTGTTGGATGTCCTTGGGCCTATGACTAAGATTTTACAATTGGCCGAACATGCTGTCGCTTCAGGTGAAGTAATTGATGCAGACATTTTACGGGGCTGGGCATTACGAGCAGTTTGCTTGCTCGGCAATGCAAACACTGCGGCGTCTACGGAACGCCGGAGATCCATCCTTATGCGGCTGGATCCCCAACTTACTCACCTGGCTACCGACGAACCTGGTCCGCCAGCGGACGGTTTACTATTCGGGGAGGCCTttcttaaaaatataaataagtatGTTGGCCTTTTCTCGGGCCTTGACAAAGCCCAATCCTCTTTAAAAAAGGTGGGCGCTAACAAGGTTTTCCCCAGGGCTGGAAGGGGTAGGGGTCGCCCTTCTGGCCGTGCCACCAACTATAGACCCTATAACAGGGGCCACTACATGCCTGACAGACAATATTACACACCAGTTCCCCAGCCACCACAGCCCTCGACTCCATTCTTTCCGCCTAGAGGACGTCCGTGGAGAGCGAGGGGTGCCAGCCGCGGATACCCAAGATCCAGGGGCACAG